GTGCTCGGAAGCGATCGATTCGGGATGGAACTGGACGCCATGGACAGGCCGGTCTCGGTGACACAATCCCATGATCTCGCCATCGGCAGTGTGGGCGGTCGCCCGAAGAACATCCGGCAGGCTTTCCGGGCGCACGGCGAGGGAATGGTAGCGCGTTGCGGTGAAAGGGCTGGGCAGGCCGGTGAACAGACCGCTGCCATCATGGCTCACCGCGCTCGTCTTGCCGTGCATGATGGCCTTGGCCGCGATCACCTCGCCGCCGAATACCTGACCGATCGACTGATGACCGAGACAGACACCGAGAATGGGCAGGTCGTGCGGCGCGGCGGCGATCAGCTCGAGACAGATCCCGGCCCGGTCCGGGTCACAGGGCCCCGGCGACAGGACAATGCCGCTGGGCTTGAGCGCCAGCGCCTCCGCCACGCTCATGGCGTCATTGCGGATCACTTTCGTGCTGGCCCCCAGCTCCTCGAAGTAATGGACCAGGTTGAAGGTGAAACTGTCGTAGTTATCGATGATCAGCAGCATGGCGCTCTCCCTGCCGCGACCCTAGTCAGCAGGGCCGATTTCGCCAATCCCGCGAACGCATTAACCTCTGATTAACCGCATTCCAGCGTGCTGGTGACATGTCGAAACCCGTCTTCGCTCCGCTCAAGGCCCGTCATTCCGCCATCCCAGCTTTTGCCGGTGCCCTGGCGGCGTCGGCCTATCTGCTTGGCGCAGTTGTGTTTTCTGTCGTGAGCAAGGGCGATTTCCCGAGCTTTTCGGTCGCCTCCGCTGACAGTTCCGACCATCACCTGTCGGTGCGGGTCAGCCGGATACGCAATTTCGATTCGCTCGAAAACGACGGCGCTGACGTGCAAGCGGCCTCTCTGGAGGCTCCGATCGACATCGCCGCATCAAATATGAGCCCGGTTGTCATCGCGCCGGCAGACCCGCAATTGTCGGCGATCGCACGCCCGCAAATCGTGCTGGTCATCGATGATGTCGGGCTGGATGTTGCCGCGGCCGAGCGGGTTGTGGCGCTGCCGATACCGCTGACCGTGGCGATCCTGCCCTATGCCGAGGCTTCGGCCGAACTGGCTGCGCTGGCGCGTTTGAACGGGCATGACGTCCTGCTGCACATGCCGATGGAGCCGGTCGGTCTGGCCGATCCGGGACCGAATGCCCTGCGCATCGGTCTCAGCGATGTCGACCTTCAGACCCGTGTGCGTTGGGGCATGGCGCGCGTGCCGGGCGCCATCGGTCTCAACAATCACATGGGCAGCCGCTTTACCGCCGATCCACGCGCCCTGCGCGTGGCGCTGTCGGCTGTCAGCCACACCAACCCGCTCTTCCTCGACAGTCTGACGACGGGTGAAAGCCGGGGGCGGGCAGTCGCGGCCGGTCTCGGCCTGAGAGCCCTGGAACGCGACATCTTTCTGGACCATGACCGGAGTGCGGAGGCGATCGAAGCGCGCCTGGCGGACGCCGCCGAGCTGGCGCGGCAGGACGGGTTTGCCGTGGTGATCGGGCATCCGCACACGTTGACCCTCGACACGCTGACCGCCTGGCTCGAAAGCCCGGCCGCGCAAGGCATCGACTTTGTCACCGCCGGCACGCTGGCTGATCAGCTCTTCCTGGCCGAACCCGGTCTGCAGGCTTCAGTGGCCGAAGGAATCAATCGCGGCGCGGAATAGCGCTTCGGCCTTGTTGACGGTCTCGACACGCTCGGATTCCGGATCGCTGTCCAGCACCACGCCGGCACCGGCCTGAACATGCATGCGCCCGTCCTTGAACACCGCCGTGCGCAGCGCGATCGCCGTATCCATGCCGCCACCCGCACTGAAATAGCCGACCGCCCCGGCATAGACGCCGCGCCGGTGTGGCTCCAGCTCATCGATGATCTCCATCGCCCGGACCTTGGGGGCACCGGACACTGTGCCCGCCGGGAAGCCGGCAAACAGGGCCGAGACGACATCCTGGTCGTCGCGCAGATCACCCTCGACGTTCGAGACAATGTGCATGACGTGGCTATAGCGTTCGACGATCTCGCGGGCGGTGATGCGGACCGAGCCGGGCTTGGCAATTCGGCCGACATCATTGCGGCCCAGATCGAGCAGCATGAGGTGTTCCGAGCGCTCTTTCGGGTCGGCCAGCAGATCGGCCTCAAAGGCGTCATCCTCGGCCGGGGTCTTGCCGCGCGGACGGGTGCCGGCGATGGGCCGGATGGTGACGACATCATCGCGCAACCGCACCAGGATTTCCGGGCTGGAGCCGACCACTTCGAACCCGTCAAAGCGGAAAAAGAACAGGAAAGGCGAGGGGTTCAGGCGTCGCAGCGAGCGGTAGAGCCAGAACGGATCGGCCGGATAGTCGGCGGAGAAACGCTGGCTGGGGACGACCTGGAAGGCGTCACCGGCACGGATATAGTCACGCGCCCTGTCGACCGCGGCGCGATAATCGTCAGGGCTGCGATTGGATTGGCGCGGGCCCAGCTCGCCGGTTGGCGCCGCCTTTTCGGGCGTTGCACCGGCCAGTTTCTGCAAGGTCGTCTGCAGGCGTTCGACAGCAGCGTCATAAGCCTCGCGCGCTGAGTACTCGCCGGGGCGGACCGGGCAGTAGACCTGGATTTCCTGTTTGAGCGCATCGAACACGACCATGGTCTGCGGGCGCAGCAGGATGGATTCGGGCAGGCCGAGCGGGTCCGGTGCTGCGCCTTCGGGCAGGCGTTCCAGGTAGCGCACCATGTCATAGCCCAGATAGCCGAACAGGCCGGAGGCCAAGGGCGGGGCATCGATCGGCAGGGGACAATGGGCCGCTTCGATCACCTCGCGCAGGGCTTCCATCGGGGCGGCCTCGATCGGCGAGAAACGGCGTTTGGCGACGTCCATGCCGCGCGCTTCACTGACCACACCATCGCGGCAACGCCAGATCAGGTCTGGGTCGAGGCCGATGGCGGAATAGCGTCCACGCCAGGCGCCGCCCTCGACCGATTCGAGCAGGAAGGTGTTGGGCTGGCTGTCAGCCAGTCGAAGATAGGCGGCGACCGGGGTCAGCAGGTCATCGACCCGCCGCGCCTGTATGACGCAGGTTTCACCCCGCTCCAGCTGGGCCGCAGCGGTTGCGAAGTCAGGCGTGATGACCGCGTGCGGCGTCATTGCCGTGTGCTGGGATCGGTCTCACCAATGGCGAGCGAATACAGGCGATTGTCGATCGACTCGTCCGTGATACCGTAATCGCGGATCAGGTATTCCCGGGTCGCCGAAACGATGTCATTGCCCAGCTCGGTGGTCAGGCTGGTTTCGATCCCAGCAAGGTCGGCGGCGGGGGCCGCGGCGATGTCGGCCGGGATGATCTCGTTGACGGTGAGAACCAGGTATTGGCCTTCGCCCACCTGAATCATTTCGTAGGCGCCAGGGTCCGTCGTGAAGGCGAGGGCAACCGCATTGCGATCAAAGCCACCCGCCGTCTGACCGCGTTTCAGGGTCGAGGTTTCCGTGCGCCCACCAACCATCAGGCTGACGATTTCCATGTCGGAACCGGCTTCAAGCTGGGCCAGCGCATCCTCGGCACGAGCCTGCAATTGGGTGTCGACCTGGATCGAGCGCCAGCGGCTCTCGGCCTGTTCACGGATTTCTTCCAGTTCGAACGGACGGCTCTGGATGATCTCGTCGACGCGAAGCGTGTAGAAATCGGTCTCGTTATAGCTTTCCAGATTGGTGGCGAATCCCTCGATGTGATCGAAGGCCGCCGGCAGGATTTCAGGGGCGAGTGCCTGGTAGCGTTCGCCATCAAATTGCAGGTCCTCGTCGATCGAATTCACGGCGAGAGGCTGGAAGATTTCCAGCGGCGTACCGGATTCCTCGGCAGCGACCTCGAGCGAAGCACCGGTTGCGCGAACGGTTTCGAACGCCGAGATGGCATCATACATGTCGTCCGTCGCCTGGGCCCGGGCCGCATCGGCCTGCAGCCGCGGACGCTCTTCCTCAAATGCAGGCTGGGTCGCCTCTTCGGCGCCAGTAATAATCACGGCGCTCCAGCCAAAACGTCCCTCAACCGCGCGGGCCTCACCGGCCGACATGGCAAATACGGTTTCACCAAGACCCTCGTCGGGGATCTCGAATTGCTGGACATCGGTCTGGACCAGCGGCGTGTCGAGGCCCAGCTCGGCGGCAACGGCAGACGGGGCTTCGCCCGCGGCGAGACGGCTGGCTGCGTCATCGGCACCCGCCTGATCACTGACGGTCAGCTGGGTGAAGCTGCGATAGGCGGGCGTCCCGATCTGGTTGGTCGCAATTTCATAGTCATAGACCTCCCGCAGGGTCGCTTCATCAACAGCGACATCGCGGATGAAGTCATCGAGCTGGAAACGCACGAGCGTGATGGCGCGGTATTCCGGGCGAGTGAAGACCGGCTCGCCATTGGCGCCGAGGGTCTCGTCAATGAAGGTTTGCAGGGTCTCATCCGTCGGGTCCTCGATCTCGTCGGCGGTCGAGGCGTCGATCACGAGGCCGGTCATCCGGCGCTGTTCCTCGGCAACGAGATAGCGGGTCGCGGCGATCTGGTCGGGGACATCGCTGAAGCCGGCCAGGGTGGCCATCAATTGCGACCGCAACAGGTCACCTTCGATATCACGGGCGAATTGGTCTTCGGTCACGCCCGAGCGCTGCAGCGCGGCCGCCATGGTGTCACGATCGAAGCGTTCCGTGATCGGATTCTGGAAGGCCGGGACGTCGGCAACTTCGCTGACGATGGCGACATCGGATATGGCCAGGCCCAGATCCCGGGCCCGGGCGGCCATGGTTGCCATGGTGATCTGCTGTTGCAGGACCTGGTAGGCGATCCCTTCCTCGCGCGCCATTTCGCGGGTCACGTCCGGGTTCTGCTCTTGCAGGCGGGCAACCTCGCGATTGAAGGCTGTCGCCATTTCCCGCTGGCTGATCCGTTCGGGGCCAACCACGACCACTGCATCACCGCTGCCGGTGAAGATGCCGCCGGCGCCCGGCATGGCAATCGCGAAAGACAATACCAGCAGGACAATGATGATCAGCGCTATGGGCGACTGGGCGAAAGCACGAAAATTGGAAAGCATGAGACCGGGATGCCTTTGAAAAACGTCGCGCGGAAGGTAGCGGCGAGGTATGGCCGTCGCAAGCGTCAGGGGCGGTTGTCCTGCGATTGTGGACGCAGGCCGTTGCCCGAGCCGGAAATGATGAGTACTCCTGCCGCATCGACAGGGGGTCGGAATGGCAGATCGGGGAGGCTGGATGTCGCGGCGCAAACTTATTGCAGGCAATTGGAAAATGAACGGGCTTTCGGGCGCGCTCGGCTATTTTTCGGAACTCGCGCCCGTCGCGGCCGGAGCATCAGCTGATGTGCTGGTCTGTCCGCCCGCGACCCTGATCCATGCTGCCGTTCAGGCCTGCGCCGGAACCGGTATCCGTGTCGGTGGCCAGGATTGTCACGCCCAGGACCATGGCGCCTACACGGGTGATATTTCGGCCGCCATGCTGCGGGATTGCGGCGCCACTCATGTGATCCTTGGCCATTCCGAACGCCGCGCCGCCCATGGTGAAACCGACGGGGATGTCCGCGCCAAGGCAGTTGCCGCCCTTGCCGCTGGCCTGGTGCCGGTGATCTGTGTCGGCGAAACCTTGGCCGAGCGTGAAGCCGGCCGGGCGGTCGAGGTGGTGGCCCGCCAGCTGGCTGGATCACTTCCGGAAAATTCTGCAATCCTGGATTTAGTCATAGCTTATGAGCCGGTCTGGGCCATCGGCACCGGACGGACGGCCTCGGCGGCCGATGTGGCAGCCATGCATGCGGCCATCCGAGAACGCCTGCCAGATCCTCTAACCACTTGTATTCTTTATGGTGGTTCGGTGAAGCCGGGCAATGCTCGGGAGCTATTGTCACTGGCCGATGTGGATGGGGCCCTGGTCGGTGGTGCGAGCCTCGATGCGGCTGATTTCAGTGCGATAATCGAGGCCGTCAGTCTGGAGAATGAACCTCTTCGGTAAGTGGATCGAAACCTATTCGCGTCAATCTCCAGGTCTGAGTTTCCGTTAGCCGCTGCTGGAGCCGAACCGAGTATGGCCGAAATCGACTACGCCCGGGCACCCGTGCTCCTATTTGATCCTGTCCATGTGAACCAGCGGACGACCCGTTATGCGTTGTTCGAGATCGGATTCCGGCAGATCGAGTGTGTCGCTTCGCTGGCTGATCTCAAATCGGCTATCGCGGACAGTGCACCGGCCATGATCGTGGCCGAGTCGAGCGCTACCGACACCGAAATCTTCCAGCTTGTTCGCGGCGTCCGTCGCAGCGAAGTCGGATCCAATCCATTCGTCGTGATGCTGCTGACCACGTGGAGTCGCGATACCGGCCATATTCGCAAGGCGATCGAATGCGGCGCCGATGATGTCATCGTGCGGCCCTTCTCGACCATGTTCGCCGAGGAGCGGGTCCGGACCCTGATCAAGGGGCGCAAGGATTTCATCGTCACGTCCGATTATATCGGTCCCGATCGTCGCAAGGATGCCGACCGGTCGACCGATGCGGTGCCGATTTCAGTTCCAAATTTCCTCAAGGCGGCCGTCGAAAATGACGAGGTTGCCCTGAACAATGGGCGCCAGCATGTCCAGGAGGCACGAGAAGCTGTCACTTCTGAGCGCGTTCGGCGCGTTGCCATGCGCATTGTCATCTCGGTCGAGCTGGAGGCTTCCAAGGAGACGGGCGGCAAGGTTCCCATCGCGCTGGACGTCAATGACCTTCAGCGCGCGGCCCGTGAATTGCGGGCCCATGTCATCCGGGCCGGGCGCCGCGAGGCGGCCGAGGTCGCCGAAGCCTTGATCGATCAGATCGGCACGCTCGGCGATGGCCGTAATGCGGAAAAAGGCACGCTGAAGCTGGTCAAGGAGCTGGCGATGGGCTCCTACGCTGCCTTCGCCAATGGCGATACCATCGAGCGCTCGAAAGACGAGATCGGGCGGACTGTTTCCAATCTGCGCAAGCGCCTGCAGGCGCGGGCAGAAGCCGTGAAACGCAAAGCCCAGCTGGCAGCCAGCGAAGCCGCAGCCCAAACCGCAGACGATGCTGGCCAAGTCGGGTCGCCTGCTATAAAACGCGCCGCCATGTGACCGGACGGTGCTGGCATCGCACCGGGAACTCCTTATATAACAGGTCGAGCCGCCCGATGAGGCGGTCTGGCCCGATTTATGGCGGTATTCATGACCACAGTCCTTTTGATCATCCAGCTCCTGGTCGCCCTTGGTCTCATCGGCGTCATTTTGCTGCAGCGGTCTGAGGGCGGTGCCTTGGGTATCGGTGGCGGCGGTGGCGGCGGGGGCATGATGTCCGGTCGCGGCGCAGCCAATATCCTGACCCGCACCACGATGATCCTCGGCGCGGTCTTCATCGGCAATTCGATCCTGCTTGCCATTGTGACCGGCGTCACGGCTGAGGGCACCAGCGTGTTCGATACCGAGATCGACAACCCGGCCATCGGCGTTATCGAGCAGGACGAATCCGGGGCACCGGTGCCGACCGACGGCTAGTCCCTCGCGCATTTAATCATCACATATTTCAACTCGCGTCTTTCGAGGCGTCCGAATCTGGGATAATCAGACGGCCCATGCCGCGATATATCTTTATTACGGGCGGCGTGGTCTCCTCTTTGGGGAAGGGCCTCGCGTCAGCTGCCATCGGAGCCCTGCTTCAAGCGCGTGGATATAAAGTCCGCCTGCGCAAGCTGGACCCCTATCTCAACGTCGATCCGGGCACGATGTCGCCCTATCAGCATGGCGAATGCTATGTGACCGATGACGGGGCCGAAGCCGACCTCGACCTGGGTCACTATGAACGCTTCACGGGCGTTCCCGCCAGCCAGGCCGACAACATCACCACCGGACGCATCTATTCGCGCATCATCGAGCGCGAGCGACGTGGCGATTATCTCGGCGCGACCGTTCAGGTCATTCCGCACGTCACCGACCAGATCAAGCAATTCGTCCTGTCCGACGCCGGGGATGTCGACTTCGTCCTGTGCGAGATCGGCGGCACGGTCGGCGATATCGAGGGCCTGCCCTTCTTCGAGGCGATCCGTCAGCTCGGCCAGGAGCTGGGCGAGGGCAATGCGGTCTTCCTGCATGTCACCCTGCTGCCCTTCATCAAGGTCGCCGGCGAGATGAAGACCAAGCCGACCCAGCACTCGGTGAAAGAGCTGCGCTCGATCGGTATCCAGCCGGATATCCTCCTGTGCCGCTGCGAAATCCCGATCCCGCCCGGCGACAAGCGCAAGATCGGCCTGTTCTGCAACGTCAAGGAAAGCGCCGTCATCGAGGGCCGTGATGCGGCCTCGCTCTATGATGTGCCGCTGGAATACCATTCCCAGGGTCTCGACACCGAGATCCTGCGCTGCTTCGGCATTGACGATGCCCCGGCGCCGGACCTGTCACGCTGGCAGGGCATCTCCGAGACCATCGCCAACCCGGACGGCGAAGTGACGATCGGTGTGGTCGGCAAATATGTCGGCCTGCTCGACGCCTATAAATCCCTGATCGAAGCGCTGGCCCATGGCGGCATCGCCAATGGGGTGAAGGTCAAACTCAAATGGCTCGACAGTGAGCAGTTTGAAAAAGACGACCCGTTCGAACCGCTGGAAGACGTGCACGGCGTGCTCGTGCCGGGCGGCTTTGGCGAGCGCGGTGTCGAAGGCAAGATCGCCGCGGCGCGCTTTGCCCGTGAGCGCAAGGTGCCCTTCTTCGGGATTTGCTACGGCATGCAGATG
The window above is part of the Maricaulis maris MCS10 genome. Proteins encoded here:
- a CDS encoding anthranilate synthase component II — encoded protein: MLLIIDNYDSFTFNLVHYFEELGASTKVIRNDAMSVAEALALKPSGIVLSPGPCDPDRAGICLELIAAAPHDLPILGVCLGHQSIGQVFGGEVIAAKAIMHGKTSAVSHDGSGLFTGLPSPFTATRYHSLAVRPESLPDVLRATAHTADGEIMGLCHRDRPVHGVQFHPESIASEHGHDLLRNFLDLTGLPRAEAA
- a CDS encoding divergent polysaccharide deacetylase family protein, which codes for MSKPVFAPLKARHSAIPAFAGALAASAYLLGAVVFSVVSKGDFPSFSVASADSSDHHLSVRVSRIRNFDSLENDGADVQAASLEAPIDIAASNMSPVVIAPADPQLSAIARPQIVLVIDDVGLDVAAAERVVALPIPLTVAILPYAEASAELAALARLNGHDVLLHMPMEPVGLADPGPNALRIGLSDVDLQTRVRWGMARVPGAIGLNNHMGSRFTADPRALRVALSAVSHTNPLFLDSLTTGESRGRAVAAGLGLRALERDIFLDHDRSAEAIEARLADAAELARQDGFAVVIGHPHTLTLDTLTAWLESPAAQGIDFVTAGTLADQLFLAEPGLQASVAEGINRGAE
- the trpE gene encoding anthranilate synthase component I, with the protein product MTPHAVITPDFATAAAQLERGETCVIQARRVDDLLTPVAAYLRLADSQPNTFLLESVEGGAWRGRYSAIGLDPDLIWRCRDGVVSEARGMDVAKRRFSPIEAAPMEALREVIEAAHCPLPIDAPPLASGLFGYLGYDMVRYLERLPEGAAPDPLGLPESILLRPQTMVVFDALKQEIQVYCPVRPGEYSAREAYDAAVERLQTTLQKLAGATPEKAAPTGELGPRQSNRSPDDYRAAVDRARDYIRAGDAFQVVPSQRFSADYPADPFWLYRSLRRLNPSPFLFFFRFDGFEVVGSSPEILVRLRDDVVTIRPIAGTRPRGKTPAEDDAFEADLLADPKERSEHLMLLDLGRNDVGRIAKPGSVRITAREIVERYSHVMHIVSNVEGDLRDDQDVVSALFAGFPAGTVSGAPKVRAMEIIDELEPHRRGVYAGAVGYFSAGGGMDTAIALRTAVFKDGRMHVQAGAGVVLDSDPESERVETVNKAEALFRAAIDSFGH
- a CDS encoding peptidylprolyl isomerase — protein: MLSNFRAFAQSPIALIIIVLLVLSFAIAMPGAGGIFTGSGDAVVVVGPERISQREMATAFNREVARLQEQNPDVTREMAREEGIAYQVLQQQITMATMAARARDLGLAISDVAIVSEVADVPAFQNPITERFDRDTMAAALQRSGVTEDQFARDIEGDLLRSQLMATLAGFSDVPDQIAATRYLVAEEQRRMTGLVIDASTADEIEDPTDETLQTFIDETLGANGEPVFTRPEYRAITLVRFQLDDFIRDVAVDEATLREVYDYEIATNQIGTPAYRSFTQLTVSDQAGADDAASRLAAGEAPSAVAAELGLDTPLVQTDVQQFEIPDEGLGETVFAMSAGEARAVEGRFGWSAVIITGAEEATQPAFEEERPRLQADAARAQATDDMYDAISAFETVRATGASLEVAAEESGTPLEIFQPLAVNSIDEDLQFDGERYQALAPEILPAAFDHIEGFATNLESYNETDFYTLRVDEIIQSRPFELEEIREQAESRWRSIQVDTQLQARAEDALAQLEAGSDMEIVSLMVGGRTETSTLKRGQTAGGFDRNAVALAFTTDPGAYEMIQVGEGQYLVLTVNEIIPADIAAAPAADLAGIETSLTTELGNDIVSATREYLIRDYGITDESIDNRLYSLAIGETDPSTRQ
- the tpiA gene encoding triose-phosphate isomerase, with product MADRGGWMSRRKLIAGNWKMNGLSGALGYFSELAPVAAGASADVLVCPPATLIHAAVQACAGTGIRVGGQDCHAQDHGAYTGDISAAMLRDCGATHVILGHSERRAAHGETDGDVRAKAVAALAAGLVPVICVGETLAEREAGRAVEVVARQLAGSLPENSAILDLVIAYEPVWAIGTGRTASAADVAAMHAAIRERLPDPLTTCILYGGSVKPGNARELLSLADVDGALVGGASLDAADFSAIIEAVSLENEPLR
- a CDS encoding response regulator receiver protein; this translates as MAEIDYARAPVLLFDPVHVNQRTTRYALFEIGFRQIECVASLADLKSAIADSAPAMIVAESSATDTEIFQLVRGVRRSEVGSNPFVVMLLTTWSRDTGHIRKAIECGADDVIVRPFSTMFAEERVRTLIKGRKDFIVTSDYIGPDRRKDADRSTDAVPISVPNFLKAAVENDEVALNNGRQHVQEAREAVTSERVRRVAMRIVISVELEASKETGGKVPIALDVNDLQRAARELRAHVIRAGRREAAEVAEALIDQIGTLGDGRNAEKGTLKLVKELAMGSYAAFANGDTIERSKDEIGRTVSNLRKRLQARAEAVKRKAQLAASEAAAQTADDAGQVGSPAIKRAAM
- the secG gene encoding preprotein translocase subunit SecG, which produces MTTVLLIIQLLVALGLIGVILLQRSEGGALGIGGGGGGGGMMSGRGAANILTRTTMILGAVFIGNSILLAIVTGVTAEGTSVFDTEIDNPAIGVIEQDESGAPVPTDG
- a CDS encoding CTP synthase: MPRYIFITGGVVSSLGKGLASAAIGALLQARGYKVRLRKLDPYLNVDPGTMSPYQHGECYVTDDGAEADLDLGHYERFTGVPASQADNITTGRIYSRIIERERRGDYLGATVQVIPHVTDQIKQFVLSDAGDVDFVLCEIGGTVGDIEGLPFFEAIRQLGQELGEGNAVFLHVTLLPFIKVAGEMKTKPTQHSVKELRSIGIQPDILLCRCEIPIPPGDKRKIGLFCNVKESAVIEGRDAASLYDVPLEYHSQGLDTEILRCFGIDDAPAPDLSRWQGISETIANPDGEVTIGVVGKYVGLLDAYKSLIEALAHGGIANGVKVKLKWLDSEQFEKDDPFEPLEDVHGVLVPGGFGERGVEGKIAAARFARERKVPFFGICYGMQMAVLEAARNLAGVTDAVSTEFSDTGESVIGLLTEWTRGNEVETRKVGDDMGGTMRLGAYPAVLKDGSKVREIYGQAHIEERHRHRYEVNVGYKDRLEACGLTFSGLSPDGVLPEIVEIEDHPWFIGVQFHPELKSRPFEPHPLFASFIAAALHQSRMV